A genomic window from Peromyscus maniculatus bairdii isolate BWxNUB_F1_BW_parent chromosome 1, HU_Pman_BW_mat_3.1, whole genome shotgun sequence includes:
- the Klk11 gene encoding kallikrein-11, translating into MRRPRRLKSDWKLSTVPREPGACPALLQAMMILRLIALALVTGHVGGETRIIKGYECAPHSQPWQVALFQKTRLLCGATLIAPKWLLTAAHCRKPRYVILLGEHNLEKTDGYEQKRMATESFPHPGFNNSLPNKDHRNDIMLVKMSSPAIITRAVQPLTLSSHCVTAGTSCLISGWGTTSSPQLRLPHSLRCANVSIIEHKECESAYPGNITETMLCASVRKEGKDSCQGDSGGPLVCNRSLQGIISWGQDPCAVTRKPGVYTKVCKYIDWIYETMRNN; encoded by the exons ATGAGGAGGCCCAGGAGGCTGAAGAGTGACTGGAAATTATCTACAGTACCCA GGGAACCTGGAGCCTGCCCTGCTCTCCTCCAGGCCATGATGATCCTCCGACTCATCGCACTTGCTCTGGTGACAG GGCACGTAGGGGGAGAGACAAGGATCATCAAGGGTTACGAGTGCGCCCCTCATTCCCAGCCGTGGCAGGTGGCCCTCTTTCAGAAGACTCGACTTCTCTGTGGGGCAACCCTCATCGCCCCCAAATGGCTCCTGACTGCAGCCCACTGCCGCAAGCC CCGTTACGTGATCCTCCTTGGGGAGCACAATCTGGAGAAGACAGACGGCTATGAGCAGAAGCGGATGGCCACTGAGTCCTTCCCCCACCCTGGCTTCAACAATAGCCTCCCCAACAAGGACCACCGGAATGACatcatgctggtgaagatgtccTCTCCCGCCATCATCACGCGAGCTGTGCAGCCACTCACCCTGTCCTCACACTGCGTCACCGCGGGCACCAGCTGCCTCATTTCCGGATGGGGCACTACGTCCAGCCCCCAGT TGCGCCTGCCTCATTCCTTGCGATGTGCCAACGTCTCCATCATCGAACACAAGGAGTGTGAGAGCGCCTACCCGGGCAACATCACAGAAACCATGCTGTGCGCCAGCGTTCGGAAAGAGGGCAAGGATTCCTGCCAG GGTGACTCTGGAGGCCCTCTGGTCTGTAACAGATCTCTACAAGGCATCATCTCCTGGGGTCAGGACCCATGTGCAGTCACCAGGAAGCCTGGTGTCTATACAAAAGTCTGCAAATATATTGACTGGATCTACGAGACTATGAGAAACAACTAG